One window from the genome of Moorena sp. SIOASIH encodes:
- a CDS encoding type II secretion system protein — protein sequence MQFNSQQGDQSRADAIALRARCAIAGFTLLETILIVLVVGLLAAIATPSWLTFINHLQLNIAQDQIYRAMRIAQSNAKRDKEIWQTSFREKDGIVQWSIHRAMGKTCILDQVHWHSLSPSIAIYKDKNKKGKSETTLAKPKGDCSRTGPWRVQFNDRGNTNGQLGQITLITKNNSTTQRCVYVSTLIGALRKGRYHPKPNNSKKYCY from the coding sequence ATGCAATTCAATAGCCAACAGGGGGATCAATCCCGAGCTGATGCGATTGCGCTACGCGCACGCTGCGCGATCGCTGGATTCACTCTACTGGAAACTATTCTGATAGTGTTGGTAGTTGGACTATTGGCTGCGATCGCAACCCCCAGCTGGCTTACTTTTATCAATCATCTACAGCTCAACATAGCCCAAGACCAAATCTACCGAGCTATGCGGATTGCCCAAAGCAACGCCAAACGAGACAAAGAGATCTGGCAAACTAGCTTTCGAGAAAAAGATGGCATTGTCCAGTGGTCAATTCACCGAGCTATGGGAAAAACATGCATTTTAGATCAAGTCCATTGGCATAGCCTTAGCCCTAGCATCGCCATCTACAAAGACAAAAATAAGAAAGGTAAATCCGAGACTACCCTAGCCAAACCAAAGGGAGACTGTTCAAGAACTGGACCATGGCGAGTCCAGTTTAACGACAGAGGAAACACCAACGGACAACTGGGACAAATCACCCTAATCACCAAGAACAATAGCACCACCCAACGTTGCGTTTACGTATCGACCCTAATCGGAGCCCTGCGCAAGGGTAGATATCATCCTAAACCGAATAACAGTAAGAAGTATTGTTATTGA
- the glgB gene encoding 1,4-alpha-glucan branching enzyme — MSSRITPEQIDQIVGNQHHDPFEVLGSHKCEQDGNVSWVVRAYLPNSEAAWVILPTERKSYLMQSVHHPHFFEVEIETPRLANYQLRIKKGGREWVSYDPYGFRSAKLTEFDLHLFAEGNHHRIYEKLGAHPTEIDGIEGVYFAVWAPNARNVSVIGDFNHWDGRQHQMRKGATGIWELFIPELGVGEPYKYEIKNSEGHIYEKSDPYGFQQEVRPKTASIVTDLDDYQWHDHDWMEHRRHTDSLRQPISVYELHLGSWLHGSSAELPQGANGEILTVVTVSDLKPGARFLTYRELAQKLIPYIKELGFTHIEILPLAEHPFDGSWGYQVTGYYACTSRYGNPQDLMYFIDQCHQNGIGVILDWVPGHFPKDGHGLAFFDGTHLYEYADPRKGEHQEWGTLVFNYGRNEVRNFLVANALFWFDKYHIDGMRVDAVASMLYLDYLRGDGEWIPNQYGGRENLEAVDFLRQTHQVIFGYYPGVLSIAEESTDWPMVSWPNYLGGLGFNLKWNMGWMHDTVDYFSMDPWFRKFHQNNVTFSMWYNHAENYMLALSHDEVVHGKSNMLGKIPGDEWLKFANLRCLYAYMFAHPGKKTLFMSMEFGQWSEWNVWGDLEWDLLQYQPHKNLKQLISDLNYLYRSEPALYTQDFDQDGFEWIDCSDNRHSVVSFIRYAHDSEEFIVTVCNFTPQPHSHYRVGVPEMGFYKELLNSDARQYGGSNMGNLGGKWTDEWFFHNHHYSLDLCLPPLGVLILKLDDQKTQSELQ, encoded by the coding sequence TGCCAACGGAAAGGAAGTCTTACCTCATGCAATCGGTACACCATCCTCACTTCTTTGAGGTGGAGATTGAGACACCTCGGCTGGCTAATTACCAACTGCGGATTAAAAAAGGCGGACGCGAATGGGTTAGCTATGACCCCTATGGTTTCCGTTCTGCCAAACTAACCGAGTTTGATTTGCACCTATTTGCGGAAGGGAATCATCACCGCATCTACGAGAAACTGGGGGCTCATCCTACAGAAATTGATGGGATTGAGGGAGTCTATTTTGCGGTTTGGGCACCTAATGCTCGTAATGTTTCAGTCATCGGCGATTTTAATCATTGGGATGGGCGTCAACATCAGATGCGCAAAGGGGCTACTGGTATCTGGGAACTATTTATTCCTGAACTGGGAGTGGGAGAACCCTACAAGTACGAGATTAAAAATTCCGAAGGTCATATCTACGAAAAATCTGACCCCTATGGTTTCCAACAAGAGGTCAGACCGAAAACTGCTTCTATTGTTACCGACTTGGATGACTATCAGTGGCATGATCACGACTGGATGGAGCATCGGCGTCACACTGACTCCTTGAGGCAACCGATTTCTGTCTATGAGCTACATCTGGGCTCTTGGCTTCATGGTTCTTCAGCTGAACTTCCTCAGGGAGCAAATGGTGAAATCCTAACGGTCGTAACCGTTTCAGACCTCAAACCAGGAGCCCGTTTCCTGACTTACCGAGAACTAGCCCAAAAATTAATTCCTTATATCAAGGAATTGGGCTTCACCCATATCGAAATCTTGCCCCTGGCCGAGCATCCCTTTGATGGCTCTTGGGGCTATCAGGTTACTGGTTACTATGCCTGTACCTCGCGCTATGGTAACCCACAAGACTTGATGTATTTTATCGACCAGTGCCACCAAAATGGGATTGGGGTAATTTTGGATTGGGTACCCGGTCATTTTCCCAAAGATGGTCATGGTTTGGCTTTCTTTGATGGTACTCATCTCTATGAATACGCCGATCCCCGTAAAGGTGAACATCAGGAGTGGGGAACCTTAGTCTTCAACTATGGCCGTAACGAAGTGCGGAATTTTCTGGTAGCTAACGCTTTGTTCTGGTTTGATAAGTACCACATTGATGGGATGCGGGTGGATGCCGTAGCATCTATGCTCTATCTGGACTATTTACGTGGGGATGGAGAATGGATACCAAACCAGTATGGGGGTCGGGAAAATCTTGAAGCGGTGGATTTCCTCAGGCAAACTCATCAGGTGATTTTTGGTTATTATCCCGGTGTTCTCTCGATTGCGGAAGAGTCAACGGATTGGCCGATGGTGTCTTGGCCAAATTATTTAGGAGGTTTGGGATTTAATCTGAAGTGGAATATGGGCTGGATGCATGATACGGTAGATTACTTTAGTATGGATCCCTGGTTTCGCAAGTTCCACCAGAATAATGTTACCTTCAGCATGTGGTACAACCATGCTGAGAATTATATGCTTGCCCTATCTCACGATGAGGTGGTTCATGGCAAGAGTAATATGCTTGGGAAAATTCCTGGGGATGAGTGGCTCAAGTTTGCTAATCTCCGCTGTCTGTATGCTTATATGTTTGCTCACCCAGGTAAGAAAACTCTATTTATGAGTATGGAGTTCGGTCAGTGGAGTGAGTGGAATGTCTGGGGAGATTTGGAGTGGGATTTGTTGCAATATCAACCCCATAAAAATTTAAAGCAGTTGATTAGTGACCTGAATTATTTGTATCGTAGCGAACCGGCGCTTTATACTCAGGATTTTGACCAGGACGGGTTTGAATGGATTGATTGTAGTGACAATCGCCATAGTGTGGTCTCATTCATTCGCTATGCTCACGATTCGGAAGAGTTTATTGTAACAGTGTGCAATTTTACCCCTCAGCCCCATAGTCATTATCGAGTAGGAGTGCCAGAGATGGGATTCTACAAGGAATTGCTCAATAGTGATGCTCGCCAGTACGGTGGTAGTAATATGGGTAATCTAGGGGGTAAGTGGACAGATGAATGGTTCTTCCACAATCATCACTATTCCCTAGATTTGTGTTTGCCACCCCTCGGGGTGTTGATTTTAAAGCTAGATGATCAGAAGACTCAGTCAGAGTTACAGTAG